The Proteobacteria bacterium CG1_02_64_396 genome includes a window with the following:
- a CDS encoding 30S ribosomal protein S15 translates to MSITPEKKTELMAEYATHEGDTGSPEVQVAVLTHRINVLTEHFKTHHKDHHSRRGLLKMVGQRRRLLDYVKRKDFARYESLIKRLGLRR, encoded by the coding sequence ATGTCGATTACCCCTGAGAAGAAAACCGAATTGATGGCCGAGTACGCCACCCACGAAGGTGATACCGGCTCCCCCGAAGTGCAGGTTGCGGTTCTGACCCACCGCATCAACGTCCTGACCGAGCACTTCAAGACCCACCACAAAGATCACCACTCGCGCCGCGGTCTGCTTAAGATGGTCGGCCAGCGCCGTCGGTTGCTCGACTACGTCAAGCGTAAGGATTTCGCCCGTTACGAGTCGTTGATTAAGCGTCTGGGCCTGCGCCGCTAA
- a CDS encoding class V aminotransferase yields MWRKQYLLTPGPTSVPESVLAATARPVIHHRTGAFAEVLAEVRRELSYVFQTGEEVLILTASGTGAMEAAMVNAFAPGQKVLVVNGGKFGERWLNIAAAFGIEVVEIAVSWGEAVDPAVVAQALNEDPSIRGVLVQASESSTTVAHPIEQLAAITRDRPNCLLVVDAVSALGAMDLPMDAWGIDILLAGSQKALMLPPGLAYVALSPKAWEMVEANRSGGRFYFDLKKALKQQKNNSSAFTPAVSLVIGQLEALRQIKEEGIEACFARHQLLAYATRSALTAMGLTLLAPTSPSPSVTGAFVPDGVDSGKLVKLMREEMGVAIAGGQDQLKGRIVRLSHMGHFGAFDLITGMAALEMGLRRLGAKIALGSGVARAQEIIEAQEAAAGAVRG; encoded by the coding sequence GGTTCTGGCCGAGGTGCGCCGCGAATTGTCGTATGTGTTCCAAACCGGGGAGGAGGTCTTGATCCTCACCGCGTCGGGAACCGGCGCGATGGAGGCGGCGATGGTCAACGCCTTCGCCCCCGGGCAAAAGGTGCTGGTGGTCAACGGCGGTAAGTTCGGCGAGCGCTGGCTCAACATCGCGGCCGCTTTCGGCATCGAGGTGGTCGAGATTGCGGTCTCTTGGGGCGAGGCGGTCGATCCGGCCGTGGTCGCTCAGGCGCTCAATGAGGATCCCTCCATCCGCGGGGTGCTGGTGCAGGCCAGCGAATCCTCCACCACCGTGGCCCACCCCATCGAACAACTCGCCGCCATCACCCGCGACCGCCCCAACTGCCTGCTGGTGGTCGATGCCGTCTCGGCGTTGGGGGCGATGGATCTGCCGATGGACGCCTGGGGCATCGACATCCTGCTGGCTGGCAGCCAAAAGGCGCTGATGCTCCCCCCCGGTTTGGCCTATGTTGCCCTGTCGCCCAAAGCCTGGGAGATGGTCGAGGCCAACCGCAGCGGCGGCCGCTTTTACTTCGATCTGAAGAAGGCACTCAAGCAGCAGAAGAACAACTCCTCGGCCTTCACCCCGGCGGTTTCGCTGGTGATTGGCCAATTGGAGGCGCTGCGCCAAATCAAAGAGGAGGGGATCGAGGCCTGCTTCGCCCGCCACCAATTGCTGGCCTACGCCACCCGCTCGGCTTTGACCGCCATGGGGCTGACTCTGCTCGCCCCCACCTCCCCCTCCCCCTCGGTGACCGGGGCGTTCGTCCCCGATGGGGTCGATTCGGGCAAGCTGGTCAAGCTGATGCGCGAAGAGATGGGGGTCGCCATCGCCGGCGGTCAGGATCAACTCAAGGGGCGGATTGTGCGCTTGAGCCACATGGGCCACTTTGGGGCCTTCGATCTGATCACCGGCATGGCCGCCCTTGAGATGGGGCTGCGCCGCCTGGGGGCCAAGATCGCCTTGGGCAGCGGGGTCGCCCGTGCCCAAGAGATCATTGAGGCCCAAGAGGCGGCAGCGGGGGCGGTTCGTGGCTGA
- a CDS encoding adenylosuccinate synthase: MANIVVVGTQWGDEGKGKIVDFLTESADMVIRFQGGANAGHTLVIGGKKYVLHLIPSGIIREGKVCVIGNGVVMDPEALIEEIEILRKSGVKVEADNLRISDHVHLILPYHRAVDRAREAFKGDGKIGTTGRGIGPAYEDKAGRRGVRLCDLYRPELLRRRVDEALLYHNTILTHLLGGSPVEAGPVIEKLLEQAEILRPFISDTGDTIGAAIEAKQSLLFEGAQGGMLDVDHGTYPFVTSSNTVAGGALTGVGLGPKVIDRVLGITKAYTTRVGSGPFPTELLDADGELLRKKGDEFGATTGRPRRCGWFDAVVVRHAVRTSGIDGLVLTKLDVLDLMPTIKIAVSYSADGITRLHPPADADCLAKAQPIFEEMPGWNVSTKGATRWEDLPIEAQRYIRRIETLVGAPVAILSTGPGREETMILRPDVLAAQD, from the coding sequence ATGGCCAACATCGTGGTGGTAGGCACCCAATGGGGTGACGAAGGCAAGGGGAAGATCGTCGACTTCCTTACCGAATCGGCCGACATGGTCATTCGCTTCCAGGGGGGGGCCAACGCCGGCCATACCCTGGTGATCGGCGGTAAGAAGTATGTGCTGCATTTGATCCCCTCCGGGATCATCCGCGAAGGCAAGGTCTGCGTGATCGGCAACGGGGTGGTGATGGATCCCGAGGCGCTGATCGAAGAGATCGAGATCCTGCGCAAGAGCGGGGTGAAGGTCGAGGCCGACAACCTGCGCATCTCGGACCATGTGCATCTGATCCTCCCTTACCACCGGGCGGTGGACCGGGCCCGCGAGGCTTTCAAAGGGGATGGCAAGATCGGCACCACTGGGCGCGGCATCGGCCCCGCCTACGAAGACAAAGCCGGGCGGCGCGGGGTGCGGCTGTGCGATCTGTATCGCCCTGAGCTGCTGCGCCGCCGGGTCGACGAGGCGCTGCTCTACCACAACACCATCCTGACCCATCTGCTCGGCGGCTCGCCGGTCGAGGCGGGGCCAGTGATCGAGAAGCTACTGGAACAGGCCGAAATTCTGCGCCCGTTTATCTCCGACACCGGCGACACCATCGGCGCCGCCATCGAGGCCAAGCAATCGTTGCTTTTCGAGGGGGCGCAAGGGGGGATGCTCGACGTCGACCACGGCACCTACCCCTTTGTCACCTCATCCAACACCGTCGCCGGTGGGGCGCTCACCGGGGTGGGGCTGGGGCCTAAGGTGATCGACCGGGTTCTGGGGATCACCAAGGCCTATACGACGCGGGTCGGCAGCGGCCCCTTCCCGACCGAGCTGCTCGACGCAGATGGTGAGTTGCTGCGCAAGAAGGGGGACGAGTTCGGCGCCACCACCGGGCGGCCCCGCCGCTGCGGTTGGTTCGACGCCGTGGTGGTCCGCCACGCGGTGCGCACCTCGGGAATCGACGGTCTGGTGCTGACCAAGCTCGACGTGCTCGACTTGATGCCGACGATCAAGATCGCGGTGAGCTACAGCGCCGACGGCATCACCCGGCTCCATCCCCCCGCCGATGCCGATTGTTTGGCCAAGGCGCAGCCGATTTTTGAAGAGATGCCTGGTTGGAACGTCTCGACCAAGGGGGCAACCCGTTGGGAAGATCTGCCCATCGAGGCGCAGCGTTATATCCGCCGCATCGAAACCCTGGTGGGGGCACCGGTGGCGATCCTCTCGACCGGACCCGGTCGGGAAGAGACGATGATTCTGCGGCCCGACGTGCTCGCTGCCCAAGATTGA
- a CDS encoding GTPase HflX, with protein MPGRALCAHRRARDEDTLSAETVLEELTLLADSAGLEVAGSRLFPHAAPFHPGTLFGPGQVELLKEQIAATGADLLLVDHATTPIQAANLSKALEVEVMDRTALILWIFAQRARTREGKLQVELARLEYQMGRLVRGWTHLERQRGGIGVRGGPGETQIELDRRMIRDRMDRIKDDLGKVKRHRDNQRQGRKQRPLPGIALVGYTNAGKSTLFHRLTEKGVLIADQLFATLDPTVCGLDLPSGQRIVLSDTVGFIRHLPHMLVAAFRATLEEVLEARLLLHVVDISDPEWQRSVDAVEEVLRELGADEIPVLMVANKIDRLPEPVLPEGWVGISALTGEGIEGLLQVVDAHLEEDRRTRPLSLPVADGATIAWIKSRGKVEQEQIEELEWRGIVTLTVEDWGRLERMLRGND; from the coding sequence TTGCCCGGGCGTGCCCTGTGCGCCCACCGTCGCGCTCGCGACGAAGATACCCTGAGTGCCGAAACGGTCCTGGAGGAACTCACCCTCCTGGCCGACAGCGCGGGATTGGAGGTGGCAGGAAGCCGCCTTTTCCCCCACGCGGCCCCCTTTCATCCCGGCACCCTCTTCGGGCCGGGTCAGGTCGAATTGCTCAAAGAGCAAATCGCCGCAACCGGGGCCGATTTGCTCCTGGTCGACCACGCCACCACCCCCATCCAAGCCGCCAATCTGAGTAAAGCCCTTGAGGTCGAGGTCATGGACCGCACTGCGCTGATCCTCTGGATTTTCGCGCAACGGGCCCGTACCCGTGAGGGCAAGCTCCAGGTCGAATTGGCCCGCCTCGAATACCAAATGGGGCGCCTGGTGCGGGGCTGGACCCACCTGGAACGGCAGCGCGGCGGCATCGGGGTGCGGGGTGGTCCCGGCGAAACCCAGATCGAGCTCGACCGCCGCATGATCCGCGACCGCATGGATCGCATTAAGGACGACCTGGGCAAGGTCAAGCGCCACCGCGACAACCAGCGTCAGGGGCGCAAGCAACGCCCCCTGCCCGGCATCGCCCTGGTCGGCTACACCAACGCCGGCAAATCGACCCTCTTCCATCGCCTGACCGAAAAGGGGGTGCTGATCGCCGATCAGCTCTTCGCCACCCTCGACCCCACCGTCTGCGGCCTCGACCTCCCCTCGGGGCAGCGCATTGTTCTGTCCGACACGGTTGGTTTCATCCGCCATTTGCCCCACATGCTGGTCGCCGCCTTCCGCGCCACGTTGGAAGAGGTGCTGGAGGCGCGGCTGCTGTTGCATGTGGTCGACATCTCCGATCCCGAATGGCAGCGCTCGGTCGACGCAGTGGAGGAGGTGCTGCGTGAGCTGGGGGCCGACGAGATCCCGGTCTTGATGGTCGCCAACAAGATCGACCGTTTGCCCGAACCGGTTTTGCCCGAAGGGTGGGTCGGGATTTCGGCCCTGACAGGCGAGGGGATCGAGGGTTTGTTGCAGGTGGTCGACGCCCATTTGGAAGAGGATCGTCGCACCCGTCCCCTGAGTCTTCCGGTCGCCGACGGCGCCACGATTGCCTGGATCAAGAGCCGCGGCAAGGTCGAGCAGGAGCAAATTGAAGAACTGGAATGGCGGGGAATCGTGACCCTGACGGTCGAAGACTGGGGGCGGCTGGAGCGGATGCTCAGGGGTAACGACTGA
- a CDS encoding aspartate--tRNA ligase produces the protein MRTHHCGALRTSHIGQTVVLDGWVHRRRDHGGVIFVDLRDRYGLTQVVFNPNDGDAEFAEAAKHLRSEDVLRVIGVCRARPEGTLNPKLATGTIEVVAQELTIHNKAATPPFMIDDQSEPSEALRLTYRYLEMRRGPVLEALALRHQVTRAARAYLEDEGFMEVETPILTKSTPEGARDYLVPSRTQNGSFFALPQSPQLFKQLLMMGGVDRYYQIARCFRDEDLRADRQPEFTQIDIETSFLNRDEVMGITEGMIRHVFKTVAGIDLPPLKRMDYWEAVNKYGTDRPDVRFGLCHLDLTQWASGVEFKVFRGAVDGGGIVKAIRVPGGTAMSRGQIDELTKFVGEHGAKGLAWIKVNPDGLQSPIVKFFADAEIEALKEATGMKEGDIIFFGAGDAKTTHEVMHQLRTRLGRDLNLIPQGVWAPLWVVDFPMFEWNKDENRWEALHHPFTAPNPEDAPVMEENPGRIRSEAYDLVLNGVEVGGGSIRIHTPAMQERIFKLLGLSEEDVNVKFGFLIEALQYGAPPHGGLAFGLDRLVTMLAGRESIRDVIAFPKTQRATCLLTDAPSGVAENQLRDLGIRLRKLPGSEGGKEG, from the coding sequence ATGCGTACCCATCATTGTGGCGCCCTGCGTACCAGTCACATCGGTCAAACCGTGGTTTTGGACGGATGGGTGCACCGCCGCCGCGATCACGGCGGGGTGATCTTCGTCGATCTGCGCGACCGCTACGGCCTGACCCAGGTCGTTTTTAATCCCAACGACGGCGACGCCGAATTCGCCGAGGCGGCCAAACATCTGCGCAGCGAGGATGTGCTGCGGGTGATTGGCGTCTGCCGCGCCCGTCCCGAGGGGACCCTCAATCCCAAGCTGGCCACCGGCACCATCGAGGTGGTCGCCCAGGAATTGACGATCCACAACAAGGCGGCGACCCCCCCCTTCATGATCGACGATCAGTCGGAGCCCAGCGAAGCGCTGCGCCTGACCTACCGCTACCTAGAGATGCGGCGCGGTCCGGTGTTGGAGGCGTTGGCGCTGCGTCATCAAGTGACCCGGGCGGCCCGGGCCTACCTTGAAGACGAAGGGTTCATGGAGGTCGAAACCCCGATCCTGACCAAGTCGACCCCCGAGGGGGCCCGCGATTACCTGGTGCCGTCGCGGACCCAGAACGGCTCCTTCTTCGCCCTGCCCCAATCGCCCCAACTTTTTAAGCAGCTGCTGATGATGGGTGGGGTCGACCGCTACTATCAGATCGCCCGCTGCTTTCGCGACGAGGATCTGCGCGCCGACCGGCAGCCGGAGTTCACCCAGATCGACATCGAGACCTCGTTTCTGAATCGCGACGAGGTTATGGGGATCACCGAGGGGATGATCCGTCACGTCTTCAAGACGGTGGCCGGGATCGACCTGCCCCCCCTGAAGCGGATGGATTACTGGGAGGCGGTGAACAAATACGGCACCGACCGCCCCGATGTGCGCTTCGGGCTGTGCCACCTCGACCTGACCCAGTGGGCCAGCGGGGTGGAGTTCAAGGTCTTCCGGGGTGCGGTCGACGGCGGCGGCATCGTTAAGGCGATCCGGGTGCCTGGCGGCACCGCGATGAGCCGGGGGCAGATCGACGAGCTGACCAAGTTCGTCGGGGAGCACGGCGCCAAGGGGCTGGCTTGGATCAAGGTCAATCCCGACGGCTTGCAGTCCCCCATCGTCAAGTTCTTCGCGGACGCCGAGATCGAGGCGCTCAAAGAGGCGACCGGCATGAAGGAGGGGGACATCATCTTCTTCGGTGCGGGGGATGCCAAAACGACCCACGAGGTGATGCACCAGCTGCGCACCCGTTTGGGCCGCGATCTGAACCTGATTCCTCAAGGGGTGTGGGCGCCGCTGTGGGTGGTCGACTTCCCAATGTTCGAGTGGAACAAAGACGAAAACCGCTGGGAGGCGCTGCACCACCCCTTCACCGCCCCTAACCCCGAAGATGCCCCTGTGATGGAAGAAAACCCAGGACGGATTCGCTCCGAGGCCTACGATCTGGTCCTCAACGGGGTCGAGGTGGGGGGTGGTTCGATCCGTATTCATACCCCCGCGATGCAGGAGCGGATTTTCAAGCTGCTGGGCTTAAGCGAAGAGGATGTCAACGTCAAATTCGGCTTCCTGATCGAAGCGCTCCAATACGGCGCCCCCCCGCACGGCGGACTCGCCTTTGGCTTGGATCGCTTGGTGACGATGTTGGCCGGGCGGGAGTCGATCCGCGACGTCATCGCCTTCCCCAAAACCCAGCGCGCCACCTGCTTGCTCACCGACGCCCCCTCTGGGGTGGCGGAAAACCAACTGCGCGATCTGGGGATTCGACTGCGCAAGCTACCGGGCAGCGAGGGTGGCAAGGAGGGGTAA
- a CDS encoding polyribonucleotide nucleotidyltransferase encodes MFNIVKESIEWGGRTLTIETGRMARQAGGSALVTYGDTIVLVTATRAPSARSDVDFLPLTVNYVEKTYAAGKIPGGFFKREGRPSEKETLTSRLIDRPIRPLFPKGYHFETQIVATVLSFDLENDSDVPAMIGASAACALAGLPLQGWIAGSRVGYIDGQYVLNPTLEQIKNTDLNLMLAGTKDAVLMVESEASGLSEEVMLGSVIFGHDACVPVIDLIEKVRAAANRPVMDFVTPAKDAILAEEVKAIVGADLETAYSTTDKQSRVALLEAARAKVLDALAPEGSDDERINAVKGQFKSLEKKIVRGRITRGEPRIDGRAHDQVRPIVAEASVLPRAHGSALFTRGETQGLVICTLGTGDDEQIIDALEGSSRRGFLFHYNFPPFSTGEVKRMISPGRREIGHGKLAERAVAAVLPGKEAFPYTIRVVSEILESNGSSSMASVCGASMALMDAGVPIKAPVAGIAMGLILEEDGSWAVISDILGDEDHLGDMDFKVAGTADGITALQMDIKVAGITREIMAKALDQARGGRLHILGEMAKGIDATRPDMSDYAPRIVTIKIPVDKIREVIGTGGKVIRSITEECGVKIDIQDDGTIFIASPSGEALRKGQERINAIVSDIESGQVFEGKVVRIMEFGAFVNLKPGTDGLVHISELSKERVKTVTDVVNEGDVVKVKVLDVDPRTKKIRLSMKALLAD; translated from the coding sequence ATGTTCAACATCGTCAAGGAATCCATCGAGTGGGGTGGTCGTACCCTGACCATCGAAACCGGTCGCATGGCCCGTCAGGCGGGCGGTAGCGCCCTGGTCACCTACGGCGACACCATCGTCCTGGTCACCGCGACCCGCGCCCCCTCGGCCCGCTCCGACGTCGATTTTCTGCCCCTGACCGTCAACTACGTCGAGAAGACCTACGCTGCGGGCAAGATCCCCGGCGGCTTCTTCAAGCGCGAGGGGCGCCCCTCTGAAAAAGAGACCCTGACCTCCCGTTTGATCGATCGTCCGATCCGTCCCCTTTTCCCCAAGGGGTACCACTTCGAGACCCAAATCGTCGCCACCGTGCTCTCGTTCGACCTTGAGAACGATTCCGACGTCCCGGCGATGATCGGCGCCTCGGCCGCCTGCGCCCTGGCCGGTCTGCCCCTGCAGGGCTGGATCGCCGGTTCGCGCGTCGGCTACATCGACGGTCAGTACGTCCTCAACCCCACCCTGGAGCAGATCAAGAACACCGACCTGAACCTGATGCTGGCTGGCACCAAAGACGCCGTGCTGATGGTGGAATCCGAGGCCAGCGGTCTGAGCGAAGAGGTCATGCTCGGTTCGGTGATTTTCGGCCACGATGCCTGCGTGCCGGTGATCGACCTGATCGAAAAGGTCCGTGCCGCCGCCAACCGCCCCGTGATGGACTTTGTCACCCCTGCCAAGGACGCGATCCTGGCCGAGGAGGTCAAGGCAATCGTGGGCGCCGATCTTGAGACCGCCTACTCGACCACCGACAAGCAAAGCCGAGTCGCCCTGCTGGAGGCGGCCCGCGCCAAGGTGCTCGACGCTCTGGCCCCCGAGGGGAGCGACGACGAGCGCATCAACGCGGTGAAGGGGCAGTTCAAATCGCTTGAGAAAAAGATCGTTCGCGGTCGCATCACCCGTGGCGAGCCCCGCATCGACGGCCGCGCCCACGATCAGGTCCGCCCCATCGTGGCCGAGGCCAGCGTGCTGCCCCGCGCCCACGGTTCGGCCCTGTTCACCCGTGGTGAGACCCAAGGTTTGGTCATCTGCACCCTGGGGACCGGCGACGACGAGCAGATCATCGACGCCCTTGAGGGCTCCAGCCGTCGCGGCTTCTTGTTCCACTACAACTTCCCCCCTTTCAGCACCGGCGAAGTGAAGCGGATGATCTCCCCCGGTCGCCGCGAAATCGGCCACGGCAAGCTGGCTGAGCGCGCCGTCGCCGCCGTGCTGCCCGGTAAAGAGGCCTTCCCCTACACCATCCGGGTCGTCTCCGAGATTCTGGAGTCCAACGGCTCCTCCTCGATGGCCTCGGTCTGCGGCGCCTCGATGGCGCTGATGGATGCCGGCGTGCCGATCAAGGCCCCGGTGGCCGGGATCGCCATGGGCTTGATTCTGGAGGAGGACGGCTCCTGGGCGGTCATCTCCGACATCCTGGGCGACGAGGATCACCTGGGCGACATGGACTTCAAGGTCGCCGGGACCGCCGACGGCATCACCGCCCTGCAGATGGACATCAAGGTTGCGGGGATCACCCGTGAGATCATGGCCAAGGCGCTCGATCAGGCCCGTGGTGGCCGCTTGCACATCCTGGGCGAGATGGCCAAGGGGATCGACGCGACCCGTCCCGATATGTCCGATTACGCTCCGCGCATCGTCACCATCAAGATTCCGGTCGACAAAATCCGCGAAGTGATCGGTACCGGCGGCAAGGTGATCCGTTCGATCACTGAGGAGTGCGGTGTCAAGATCGACATTCAAGACGACGGCACCATCTTCATCGCCTCCCCCAGTGGCGAGGCGCTGCGCAAGGGGCAGGAGCGGATCAACGCCATCGTCTCCGATATCGAGTCCGGTCAGGTCTTTGAGGGCAAGGTGGTCCGCATTATGGAGTTCGGTGCCTTCGTCAACCTCAAGCCCGGCACCGACGGTTTGGTCCACATCTCCGAACTTTCGAAGGAGCGGGTCAAGACGGTCACCGACGTGGTCAACGAGGGTGACGTAGTCAAGGTCAAGGTGCTCGACGTTGATCCCCGCACCAAGAAGATCCGCCTGTCCATGAAAGCCCTTCTGGCCGATTGA
- a CDS encoding RNA chaperone Hfq: MSKGSQNNVQDVFLNIIRRDKVPVTIFLVNGVKLQGTVIAFDNFAVMLKNHVVQMIYKHAISTVMPSRTVQLYSAPDEEEGVPST, from the coding sequence ATGAGCAAAGGGTCCCAAAACAACGTGCAAGACGTGTTTCTCAACATCATCCGCCGGGACAAGGTTCCGGTGACCATCTTCTTGGTCAACGGGGTGAAGCTGCAGGGGACCGTGATCGCGTTCGACAATTTCGCGGTCATGCTCAAAAACCATGTGGTGCAGATGATCTACAAACACGCGATTTCCACCGTCATGCCCAGCCGCACGGTGCAGCTCTACAGTGCTCCGGACGAAGAAGAGGGCGTCCCCTCGACCTGA